The DNA segment TGGCGATCTGCAGATTGGTCCAACCGTCTGCCAGCACCCCGAGCAGTTCAAGTTCGCGCGTCGTCAGCCGCGACAGCGGCGTCTCGTTGATCTTGGCAACATCGATGTAGGGGATGCAGATGCGGCCATTGGCGACCGCAAGCAGCGTGTCGAACAGAATACACGGATCGTCGAACTGGTAGCAGAAACCCTGCACGCCCAGGCGCACACATTGCTTGAGGATGCCGACGTCGTGGTCGTTGGAAAAGATCACCATGCGCGCGGCAAGCTGTCGCCGCTGCAACTCGGTGAGAACCTCGCTGGCATCCATGTCGGACAGCTTCCAGGCAACGATCGCGACATCGAATGCCGGCTCGGCCGAGGCCACCGCCCTGATGAAGGCATCGCCGCTCTGCACACCCTCGACGAATGCAAAACGTTCGTCGCGGCTGATCATGTCGCGCAAAGCCGAAATCACAAGCGGGTTGCGCTCGGCGATCAGGACATTCAGCTTCTTGTGTTGCGCCATCAGCCCGCCATCGACATCATGTCTTGGCGCATTCCAATCGAATTCGCCAAGACATGCCCGCTCTGCAGCGACAGAATTCAGTCGTAGATTCGGAATCGGCTGACCAAATCGTGCGTTTCTTCACGAACGGCAGCCTCGATCTTGGCGTTGCCTTCCTCGCCATTGGCCGCAAGCCCGTCGATGACGGCCATCGTCATGCGGCCGACCTGGCGGAACTCTTCATTGAGGAAGCCACGCGTCGTGCATGCCGGTGTGCCCAGGCGAACGCCTGAGGTGACCATCGGCCCCTGCGGATCGAACGGAATTCCATTCTTGTTGCAGGTGATGTGAGCACGGCCGAGTGCCGCTTCCACGGCCTTTCCGGTGAGGTTCTTGCGGCGCAAATCGACAAGCATTAGATGCGTGTCGGTACCACCGGAGACGATGTCGACACCCCCTTCCTGCAACGTCTCGGCCAACACCTTGGCATTGGAGACGACGTTGG comes from the Aminobacter aminovorans genome and includes:
- a CDS encoding LuxR C-terminal-related transcriptional regulator, producing MAQHKKLNVLIAERNPLVISALRDMISRDERFAFVEGVQSGDAFIRAVASAEPAFDVAIVAWKLSDMDASEVLTELQRRQLAARMVIFSNDHDVGILKQCVRLGVQGFCYQFDDPCILFDTLLAVANGRICIPYIDVAKINETPLSRLTTRELELLGVLADGWTNLQIATRTGISENTVKYHLKNLYDKLGVRNRAMAVALYASERKRGPQPNSR